CGGTTTGGCAAAAATATAAACTACGGTGTAGCTCTTGAAGAACAATAAGCTTAGCGCCTTGGCTTGCTGCATCGCGTATACCTGCAATCGATTTTGCCATATTGTCTTGAGCATTATCGGTGTTTGATTGCTGAACAAGAGCAACCTTTAAATGCGTTGGTTTAGTCATTGTTTGTTCCTGCTAAAAAGCCGCGCGGTAATTGCATTGTAATACAGTGTAAGCTGCCAAATTGGTGAATAATTGGCAGGCAATTAATACCAACAACAGTGTGGTCTGGGTATGCTTTGGCAACCTGACCAAGTGCAAGTTGGTCGTTTTCGTCACCATAAATTGGCACTAAAACGGTTTTATTGATGATTAAATAATTAGCGTATGTGGCTGGTAGTCGCTCACCGTCTTCATTGAATACCGCTTTTGGCCAAGGTAAGGCAATAAGCTCATAGCTTTCACCGTTAGCGGTTTTAAATGATTGCAGTTGCTTTTCCATGGCATCAAGGGCAGCAAAATGTTCATCATTTTTATCATCACACTGCACATAAACTAGGGTGTTGTTTGGTGCAAAACGTACCAGCGTATCAATATGGCTATCGGTATCATCACCAGCAAGATAACCGTGATCAACCCAAAGGAAAGAAGTAGCCCCTAGTTGGTCAACAAGCGTTTGTTCTATATCCGCTTTTGTAAGTTCTGGGTTACGATTTGGGTTTAATAAGCATTCGCTGGTTGTGAGTATCACGCCGTGTTCATTAATTTCAACGCCGCCACCTTCAAGAACCAGCTCACTTTGCTGATAAGCATTTTTAGGATTAGCGACTTGCTTTACAAGCACTTGATTAATTTGGTTATCGAGATCACTTGCAAATTTATTGCCCCAGCCATTAAAAATAAAATCCATCACTTTTAATTGGGTTGCGTCATCAATATTCGCGCAGGTCAATGGGCCATGGTCACGTGCCCAGGTATCGTTACACGGTGTCACCACAAAGTGAATGCGACTTGCATCGACATCAGCTTTTGCAAGTAAAGCTGCAATATGTGTTTTTAGGGCATTATCATGGGCCACGATAACAACATCTTGTTGTTGGCTAATTGCTTGGCAAAGCGCTACATACACAGGCTCAACAGCGGTTAAATTTGCTGCCCAATCAGTGTCTAGATGAGGCCAAGTGAGCATAACGGCATCTTGCTCAGCCCATTCAGGTAAAAGTCTAAATTTCATGAAGGTAATAAACAAACTAAGGTGGGGCTAGTTTAGCATTTTAGCCATAGATGTCAGCTTTTTGTGCGCGATAAAGCGCGATTTTTAACTATCTTGCGGATTGTTTTCTTGTTGACGTTTTTTTAGTTGGCGTGTTTGTGCGTGTAAGGCCGCTCGAACGACTAAATCTTGGTCAGCATCACGAATAGCAGTAAACAATAACGTGTATTGATATTTATCATCATCGCATTTTTCAATCGCCACTAATTCGGTGTAGCAATAAATAGCTGACGCCTCATGTTGTAAAAACAACTTAGTGCGAAATGTTTGACCTAATTCATAGACCTCAGATGAGGTAAGCTTTACACCACCACCGCCGTAACTGTCGCAATAGTTTGCGTTATCGTCTGGTTGCTCAGAGGCTAAGATATGACTCATGATTAAATCGATTTTACGAGACTGCGCCTGTAAAAACGCTGCTAATTCTTGTGCAACATCACCTAGATTACGTAGTGGTCGTAAGCTCGTTTGCTCAAGCTCATTTACTTCGTTGGCAAGTTTGAATAAAGCAGGAATATCGGCCTCGAGCTCAGCATTGGTTGTTGGCACAGCACTTGGTTCAACCGGGTACAAATTGACACGGTTGCTCTCGTTAATTTGAAAAAATTGTTCAAATTCGGCTAATTTTTGATTATTCATGCTGCACTCCACACATCTTTCCTTAATACTAGCGTTCGAAGCTGCAAATTGCTAGTAATCAAATAAGCAAAAAAAGGGCAAACTCATTGTTTGCCCTTCATTTTTTACAGATTACCCTCTTGGGTTTTGACATGTTCTTGTTGGTGATGGTGTGCTATTTCATCAGCAAGCTCTTGTCTTGAGCGTTTTTCAGTTAACTTACGTGCCGTTAACCAATAAAAGAACAGAGGTACAAAGAATACAGCTAAGAATGTGGCTGCCATCATACCGCCCATAACACCTGTACCAACACTATGACGGGCACCAGCGCCTGCACCAGAGCTAAGTACTAAAGGTACAACGCCTAAAATGAAAGCAAGTGAAGTCATGATGATTGGTCTAAAACGTAAACGTGCAGCCTCAAGTGCAGCAGTACTAGCGCTCCAGCCTTGTTGATGTTTCATTAAGGCGTATTCAACGATAAGAATCGCGTTTTTACTGGCAAGACCGAGTAGGGTGACAAGGCCAATTTGGAAATACACATCGTTTGTCATGCCAACCACCCAAACGGCTATTAGTGCACCAAAGGTACCAAATGGCAGGGCAAGCATTACAGACAGTGGTAATGACCAACGCTCGTAAAGGGCTGCTAAAATCAAAAACACCATGATCACTGCAAGTCCTAAGGCAATCCCTGTGGTACCCGAACTGCGTTTTTCTTGGAATGCAGAGCCCGTCCATTCGTAGGTCATATTTGGCGGTAAGACAGCTTCTGCAATACGTTCAACTTCAGCGATAGCTTGACCGGAACTGAAACCAGGTGCTGCATTACCCATTAGTTTAACTGCTGGTAAGTTGTTATAACGATTTAAGTTTTCAGGGCCACGGCTATACTCGATAGTGGTAAAGGCTGAAAGCGGCACCATAGTACCTTGGTTGTTTTTAACATAGATACGGCCAATGTCATCAGGTTTCATTCTAAATTCAGCATCTGCAGACATTAGGACTTGCCATGCGCGGCCAAATTTATTGAAGTCGTTGACGTAATAAGTACCTAAGTTACCTGCAAGGGCGGTGAACGCATCATCAATTTCTACACCCATGGCACGCGCTTGTTCTCGGTCAACATCAACACGAAGTTGCGGTGCATCAGGGCGCCAAAGAGTTTGCAGGCCGCTGATGATTGGGCTCTTTTGCGCTTCTGCTGTCATTAACTGCATCGCTTGTTGAAGTTTGTCTGGGTCACTATCACCTTTGTTTTGAATGTAAAATTCAAAACCACCAGTGTTACCTAAACCAAAGATAGCAGGTGGATTAAAGGCAAGTACGAGTGCTTCTTTAATACCCGCCGTTTTCATGAATAGCTCTTGCACAAGTGCTTTGGTATCAACTTC
The nucleotide sequence above comes from Pseudoalteromonas shioyasakiensis. Encoded proteins:
- a CDS encoding PilZ domain-containing protein; translated protein: MNNQKLAEFEQFFQINESNRVNLYPVEPSAVPTTNAELEADIPALFKLANEVNELEQTSLRPLRNLGDVAQELAAFLQAQSRKIDLIMSHILASEQPDDNANYCDSYGGGGVKLTSSEVYELGQTFRTKLFLQHEASAIYCYTELVAIEKCDDDKYQYTLLFTAIRDADQDLVVRAALHAQTRQLKKRQQENNPQDS
- a CDS encoding agmatine deiminase family protein; the protein is MKFRLLPEWAEQDAVMLTWPHLDTDWAANLTAVEPVYVALCQAISQQQDVVIVAHDNALKTHIAALLAKADVDASRIHFVVTPCNDTWARDHGPLTCANIDDATQLKVMDFIFNGWGNKFASDLDNQINQVLVKQVANPKNAYQQSELVLEGGGVEINEHGVILTTSECLLNPNRNPELTKADIEQTLVDQLGATSFLWVDHGYLAGDDTDSHIDTLVRFAPNNTLVYVQCDDKNDEHFAALDAMEKQLQSFKTANGESYELIALPWPKAVFNEDGERLPATYANYLIINKTVLVPIYGDENDQLALGQVAKAYPDHTVVGINCLPIIHQFGSLHCITMQLPRGFLAGTNND